One Caulobacter segnis genomic window carries:
- a CDS encoding enoyl-CoA hydratase-related protein: protein MRDPHLVPVIIGVGEAVDRPESPAQALEPVALMAQALQAAEADAGGGAVLSRLDSLDLVGLVSWRYADPVGLLADKLGIAPARKTNASMGGETPIRLIHDAAVAIARGEQQAAAIVGGEATHSAARAQRDKVMPPWTPIASREEAVRFPSSRFAMSPPATDLGMHDPAQVYPFYEMAAQHAWGQTPAQGQAESAALWARYAEVAATNSNAWIKTAPDAATIATVTADNRLINWPYPKLMVANPQVNQAAAILVVSLALARELGVPGDRIVHIWGGAAAREPEDYLLRDAYTHSTAQQVVLEDAAAQAGGADRFAHMELYSCFPVVPKLALRTLGLEDSDIAPTVTGGLTFFGAPLNNYMGHAAVAMVKRLREHPGDLGLLYGQGGYVNKHHALIVGTEPPPHDLAQDYSVQDKADVLRGPVPPLVARHDGPATIETYTVRFGRDGAPLDGIIIGRTQAGERLMARVAPDDAASMDLLLSTERSAIGAEGHTRVDPFGKLTWEAGEKRKLSDRPRRFSKVEREGPLTIVTIDRPDVMNSLHPAANAELAEIFDDFAADPDQWVAIITGAGDRAFSAGNDLKFTAEAMAKGQPIDPPVTGFAGLTARFDLDKPVIAAVNGLAMGGGFEIALACDLIVASEEAVFALPEPKVGLAALAGGLHRLPRLIGLKRAMGMILTGRRVAACEGVELGFVNEVAPAGEVMTVARRWAQDILANSPMSIRASKQTVNKGLDEPTLADAYRNQSAYPAVKALFRSADVREGPLAFAQKRPPKWTGR, encoded by the coding sequence ATGCGAGACCCTCATCTGGTTCCGGTGATCATCGGCGTCGGCGAGGCCGTCGACCGTCCCGAAAGCCCCGCCCAGGCCCTGGAGCCGGTCGCCCTGATGGCCCAGGCCCTGCAGGCGGCCGAGGCGGACGCAGGCGGCGGCGCGGTGCTCTCGCGCCTGGACTCGCTGGACCTGGTGGGCCTGGTCTCATGGCGCTACGCCGACCCGGTCGGACTGCTGGCCGACAAGCTGGGCATCGCCCCCGCCCGCAAGACCAACGCCAGCATGGGCGGCGAGACGCCGATCCGCCTGATCCACGACGCCGCCGTCGCCATCGCCCGGGGCGAGCAGCAGGCGGCCGCCATCGTCGGCGGCGAAGCCACTCACAGCGCTGCGCGCGCCCAGCGTGACAAGGTCATGCCGCCCTGGACGCCGATCGCCTCGCGCGAGGAGGCCGTGCGCTTCCCGTCCAGTCGCTTCGCCATGAGCCCGCCGGCGACGGACCTGGGGATGCACGACCCGGCTCAGGTCTATCCGTTCTACGAGATGGCCGCCCAGCACGCCTGGGGCCAGACGCCGGCGCAGGGACAGGCGGAGTCGGCCGCCCTGTGGGCTCGTTACGCCGAGGTGGCGGCGACCAATTCCAACGCCTGGATCAAGACCGCCCCGGACGCGGCGACGATCGCGACGGTCACCGCCGACAACCGGCTGATTAACTGGCCCTATCCCAAGCTGATGGTCGCCAATCCGCAGGTGAACCAGGCCGCCGCCATCCTGGTCGTCAGCCTGGCCCTGGCCCGCGAGCTGGGTGTTCCCGGGGACAGGATCGTCCACATCTGGGGCGGGGCCGCCGCGCGCGAGCCCGAGGACTATCTGCTGCGCGACGCCTACACCCATTCGACCGCCCAGCAGGTCGTGCTGGAGGACGCCGCCGCCCAGGCTGGCGGGGCCGACCGGTTCGCGCACATGGAGCTCTACAGCTGCTTCCCCGTGGTGCCGAAGCTGGCCTTGCGGACGCTGGGGCTGGAGGACAGCGACATCGCCCCGACGGTGACCGGCGGCCTGACCTTCTTCGGGGCGCCGCTGAACAACTACATGGGCCACGCCGCCGTCGCGATGGTGAAGCGGCTGCGCGAGCATCCGGGGGACCTGGGTCTGCTCTACGGCCAGGGCGGATACGTCAACAAGCATCACGCCCTGATCGTCGGGACCGAACCCCCGCCGCACGACCTGGCCCAGGACTATTCCGTGCAGGATAAGGCCGACGTCCTGCGCGGCCCGGTCCCGCCGCTGGTCGCGCGCCACGACGGGCCGGCGACCATCGAGACCTACACCGTCCGTTTCGGTCGCGACGGCGCGCCGCTGGACGGGATCATCATTGGCCGCACCCAGGCCGGCGAGCGCCTAATGGCCCGCGTCGCGCCGGACGATGCGGCGTCCATGGACCTGCTGCTATCGACCGAGCGCTCGGCGATCGGGGCCGAGGGCCACACCCGCGTCGATCCGTTCGGCAAGCTGACCTGGGAAGCCGGCGAAAAGCGAAAGCTCTCGGACCGCCCTCGCCGGTTCAGCAAGGTCGAGCGGGAGGGTCCGCTGACCATCGTCACCATCGACCGGCCCGATGTGATGAATTCGCTGCATCCGGCCGCCAACGCCGAGCTGGCCGAGATCTTCGACGACTTCGCCGCCGATCCCGACCAGTGGGTGGCGATCATCACCGGCGCCGGCGATAGGGCCTTCTCGGCCGGCAACGACCTGAAGTTCACCGCCGAGGCCATGGCCAAGGGCCAGCCGATCGATCCGCCGGTCACCGGTTTCGCGGGACTGACGGCGCGCTTCGACCTGGACAAGCCGGTGATCGCCGCCGTCAACGGCCTGGCCATGGGCGGCGGGTTCGAGATCGCCCTGGCCTGCGACCTGATCGTGGCCTCGGAGGAAGCGGTCTTCGCCCTGCCCGAGCCCAAGGTGGGCCTGGCCGCCCTGGCCGGCGGCCTGCACCGCCTGCCGCGCCTGATCGGGCTGAAGCGGGCCATGGGCATGATCCTGACCGGTCGCCGCGTCGCCGCCTGCGAGGGCGTCGAGCTGGGCTTCGTCAACGAGGTCGCCCCGGCCGGCGAGGTCATGACTGTCGCCCGCCGCTGGGCCCAGGACATCCTGGCCAACAGTCCGATGTCGATCCGCGCTTCCAAGCAAACGGTAAACAAGGGCCTGGACGAGCCGACCCTGGCCGACGCCTACCGCAACCAGTCGGCCTATCCGGCGGTCAAGGCGCTGTTCCGCTCGGCCGACGTGCGGGAGGGCCCGCTGGCCTTCGCCCAGAAGCGGCCGCCAAAGTGGACGGGGCGCTAG
- a CDS encoding MerR family transcriptional regulator — translation MNHAVFPLRAPVRLVSIGDLARQLGVTPRALRHYQDRGLVRSHRLSGNVRGYDAEAVEQLETITALRAVGLPISAIRQVLELRDRPEAQADALREALAAVLRTRRDQIARLEEMLEETSAPTSTRALASVVAAGKSFA, via the coding sequence ATGAATCACGCCGTCTTCCCCCTTCGCGCCCCCGTCCGCCTGGTCTCGATCGGAGACCTGGCACGCCAGCTGGGCGTCACCCCCCGCGCCCTGCGCCACTATCAGGACCGGGGTCTGGTCCGATCCCACCGGCTGAGCGGCAACGTCCGAGGCTACGACGCCGAGGCCGTCGAGCAGCTGGAGACGATCACCGCCCTGCGCGCCGTCGGCCTGCCGATCTCGGCCATCCGCCAGGTCCTGGAGCTGCGCGACCGCCCCGAGGCCCAGGCCGACGCCCTGCGCGAGGCGCTGGCGGCCGTCCTGCGGACCAGGCGCGACCAGATCGCCCGGCTGGAGGAGATGCTGGAGGAGACTTCGGCCCCGACCTCGACCCGCGCCCTGGCCTCGGTCGTGGCGGCCGGCAAGAGCTTCGCCTGA
- a CDS encoding acetyl/propionyl/methylcrotonyl-CoA carboxylase subunit alpha: MFSKILIANRGEIAVRVIKTCRRLGIATVVVYSDADAGSLAVEMADETVHIGASPAAQSYLVADKIIAACKSTGAQAVHPGFGFLSENAGFAQRCADEGIVFIGPNPGAISAMGDKIESKKFAQAAGVSCVPGHIGEIADTVEAVRIAEEIGYPVMIKASAGGGGKGIRVAWSRQDVEEGFPAVRAEAKSSFGDDRIFLEKFIESPRHIEIQVLGDKYGNVVHLFERECSIQRRNQKVIEEAPSPLLDEATRAAMGAQAVALAKAVKYDSAGTVEFVAGQDKSFFFLEMNTRLQVEHPVTELITGLDLVEQMIRSAWGEALAFAQKDLKINGWAIESRIYAEDPYRKFLPSIGRLVRYAPPAEGQHEGYTVRNDAGVREGDEISMYYDPMISKLCSWAPTRLAAIDGMGRALEDFHIEGLGQNIPFLAAVMDEDRFRSGDLATSYIKDQFPDGFQGTEPTHAQLDILTAVGAAMQRVYAARARSSASGLMGQPRDEWVVAVGHAKRRVKVSGENGEVTVDLLDADRALTLSDIAWRPGQPVFRARLDGQAFTVQVAPAAEGFTIRHRAAKARVLVLTPRSAELHDKLPARQAADTSKLVLSPMPGLVVSMDVAPGQQVREGEVVCVLEAMKMQNIIRAERDGAVKAVNAKPGDPVAADEVLVEFT, translated from the coding sequence ATGTTTTCCAAAATTCTCATCGCCAACCGGGGCGAGATCGCGGTTCGTGTGATCAAGACGTGCCGTCGGCTGGGGATTGCGACGGTGGTGGTGTACTCGGACGCGGACGCCGGGTCCCTGGCGGTGGAGATGGCCGACGAGACGGTGCACATCGGCGCTTCGCCGGCCGCCCAGAGCTATCTGGTCGCCGACAAGATCATCGCCGCCTGCAAGTCGACCGGAGCCCAGGCCGTGCACCCGGGCTTTGGCTTCCTGTCGGAGAACGCGGGCTTTGCCCAGCGCTGCGCCGACGAGGGCATCGTCTTCATCGGCCCCAACCCCGGGGCCATCTCGGCCATGGGCGACAAGATCGAGAGCAAGAAGTTCGCCCAGGCCGCCGGGGTGTCCTGCGTGCCCGGCCACATCGGCGAGATCGCCGACACGGTCGAGGCGGTGCGGATCGCCGAAGAGATCGGCTATCCGGTGATGATCAAGGCCTCGGCCGGCGGCGGCGGCAAGGGCATCCGGGTGGCCTGGAGCCGGCAGGACGTTGAGGAAGGCTTCCCGGCCGTGCGGGCCGAGGCCAAGTCGAGCTTCGGCGACGACCGCATCTTCCTCGAGAAGTTCATCGAGAGCCCGCGCCACATCGAGATCCAGGTGCTGGGCGACAAGTACGGCAACGTCGTCCACCTGTTCGAGCGCGAGTGCTCGATCCAGCGCCGAAACCAGAAGGTCATCGAGGAAGCGCCGTCGCCCCTGCTCGACGAGGCCACCCGCGCGGCCATGGGCGCCCAGGCCGTCGCCTTGGCCAAGGCGGTCAAGTACGACAGCGCCGGCACGGTCGAGTTCGTCGCCGGCCAGGACAAGAGCTTCTTCTTCCTGGAGATGAACACCCGCCTGCAGGTCGAGCACCCGGTCACCGAGCTGATCACCGGCCTTGATCTGGTCGAGCAGATGATCCGCTCGGCCTGGGGCGAGGCGCTCGCCTTCGCGCAGAAGGACCTGAAGATCAACGGCTGGGCCATTGAGAGCCGGATCTACGCCGAGGATCCCTACCGCAAGTTCCTGCCCAGCATCGGGCGCCTGGTCCGCTACGCCCCTCCGGCGGAGGGCCAGCATGAAGGCTACACGGTCCGCAACGACGCCGGGGTCCGCGAGGGCGACGAGATCTCGATGTACTACGACCCGATGATCTCCAAGCTATGCAGCTGGGCCCCGACCCGCCTGGCGGCCATCGACGGCATGGGCCGGGCCCTGGAGGACTTCCACATCGAGGGCCTGGGCCAGAACATCCCGTTCCTGGCCGCGGTGATGGATGAGGATCGCTTCCGGTCTGGCGACCTGGCCACCAGCTACATCAAGGACCAGTTCCCCGACGGCTTCCAGGGGACCGAGCCGACCCATGCGCAGCTGGACATCCTGACCGCCGTCGGCGCGGCCATGCAGCGGGTTTACGCCGCGCGGGCCCGGTCCTCCGCCTCGGGCCTCATGGGCCAGCCGCGCGACGAATGGGTCGTCGCCGTCGGTCACGCCAAGCGCCGGGTCAAGGTCTCGGGCGAGAACGGCGAGGTCACGGTCGATCTGCTCGACGCGGACCGCGCCCTGACCCTGAGCGACATCGCCTGGCGGCCGGGCCAGCCGGTGTTCCGGGCCCGGCTGGATGGCCAGGCCTTCACCGTCCAGGTCGCTCCAGCCGCCGAGGGCTTCACCATCCGCCACCGCGCCGCCAAGGCCCGGGTGCTGGTGCTGACCCCGCGCAGCGCCGAGCTGCACGACAAGCTGCCCGCCCGGCAGGCCGCCGACACCTCCAAGCTGGTGCTCTCGCCCATGCCGGGCCTCGTCGTCTCCATGGACGTCGCCCCCGGCCAACAGGTCCGCGAGGGCGAGGTCGTCTGCGTCCTCGAGGCCATGAAGATGCAGAACATCATCCGCGCCGAGCGCGACGGCGCCGTCAAAGCCGTCAACGCCAAGCCCGGCGACCCCGTCGCCGCCGACGAAGTCCTCGTGGAGTTCACCTGA
- the bioB gene encoding biotin synthase BioB — protein sequence MRPANLSLPRHDWTLPEVEALFDLPFMELVFQAASVHRAGFDPSEVQLSQLLSVKTGGCAENCGYCSQSAHFKTGLKAEKLMAADDVVAKAKAARDGGAQRFCMGAAWRELKDRDLPKLTEMIGEVKALGLETCATLGMLTADQAKALKAAGLDYYNHNLDTGPDYYKDVVTTRTYQERLDTLAHVRDAGMSTCCGGIVGMGEQRRDRAGLLHQLATLPAHPDSLPINGLVPVSGTPLGDRILADGDKQIDSIEFVRTIAVARIVCPRSMVRLSAGREGMSRELQAQCFMAGANSIFVGGKLLTTPLPGMDEDSKLFQDLDLRPMGQPMSLAG from the coding sequence ATGCGCCCCGCGAACCTCTCCCTCCCCCGCCACGACTGGACGCTTCCCGAGGTGGAGGCCCTGTTCGATCTGCCGTTCATGGAGCTGGTGTTCCAGGCCGCAAGCGTGCACCGGGCGGGGTTCGATCCGTCGGAGGTGCAGCTGTCGCAGCTGCTGTCGGTCAAGACCGGCGGCTGCGCCGAGAACTGCGGCTATTGCAGCCAGAGCGCCCACTTCAAGACCGGCCTCAAGGCCGAGAAGCTGATGGCCGCCGACGACGTGGTGGCCAAGGCCAAGGCCGCCCGCGACGGCGGCGCCCAGCGCTTCTGCATGGGCGCGGCCTGGCGCGAGCTGAAGGACCGCGACCTGCCCAAGCTGACCGAAATGATCGGCGAGGTGAAGGCGCTCGGCCTGGAGACCTGCGCAACCCTGGGCATGCTGACCGCCGACCAGGCCAAGGCCCTGAAGGCCGCCGGCCTCGACTACTACAACCACAACCTCGACACCGGCCCGGACTACTACAAGGACGTGGTCACCACCCGCACCTATCAGGAGCGGCTGGACACCCTGGCCCATGTCCGCGACGCGGGCATGAGCACCTGCTGCGGCGGCATCGTCGGCATGGGCGAGCAGCGCCGCGACCGCGCCGGCCTGCTGCACCAACTGGCCACCCTGCCGGCCCATCCCGACAGCCTGCCGATCAACGGCCTGGTCCCGGTCAGCGGCACCCCGCTGGGCGACAGGATCCTGGCCGACGGCGACAAGCAGATCGACTCGATCGAGTTCGTCCGCACCATCGCCGTGGCCCGCATCGTCTGCCCCAGGTCCATGGTCCGCCTGTCGGCCGGCCGCGAGGGCATGAGCCGCGAACTGCAGGCCCAGTGCTTCATGGCCGGCGCCAATTCCATCTTCGTCGGCGGCAAGCTCCTCACCACCCCGCTGCCCGGCATGGACGAGGACAGCAAGCTGTTCCAGGACCTCGATCTGCGGCCCATGGGTCAGCCCATGAGCCTGGCGGGATAG
- a CDS encoding acyl-CoA carboxylase subunit beta, translating to MQHILEELDRRRAQAKAGGGVKRVEAQHAKGKLTARERIDLLLDEGSFEEFDMFVEHRCADFGMEDQKVPGDGVVTGWGTINGKVVYVFSKDFTVFGGSLSGAHAAKIVKVQRQAMKVGAPVIGLFDAGGARIQEGVDSLAGYADIFLENVMASGVVPQISVIMGPCAGGDVYSPAMTDFIFMVKDTSYMFVTGPDVVKTVTNEVVTAEELGGARVHAAKSGVAEGAFENDLEALTQVRRLVDFLPSSNREAAPERETFDEAYREEASLDTLIPADPTKPYDMKELILKVVDEADFFEISSEWAKNIIVGFARMDGETVGVVANQPQVLAGVLDIDSSRKAARFVRFCDAFNIPILTFVDVPGFMPGTKQEYGGLIKHGAKLLFAYAEATVPKITVITRKAYGGAYDVMSSKHLRGDLNYAWPTAEIAVMGAKGAVEIIFRQEAKDPTALAAREAEYKDRFANPFVAAQRGYIDDVIMPHGTRRRIVRGLKSLKGKELSNPWRKHDNIPL from the coding sequence GTGCAGCACATTCTGGAGGAACTGGACCGTCGCCGGGCGCAGGCCAAGGCGGGGGGCGGGGTCAAGCGGGTGGAGGCCCAGCACGCCAAGGGCAAGCTGACGGCGCGCGAGCGGATCGACCTGCTGCTGGACGAAGGTTCGTTCGAGGAGTTCGACATGTTCGTCGAGCACCGCTGCGCTGACTTCGGGATGGAGGACCAGAAGGTGCCCGGCGACGGGGTAGTGACCGGCTGGGGCACGATCAACGGCAAGGTGGTCTACGTCTTCTCCAAGGACTTCACGGTGTTTGGCGGCTCGCTGAGCGGGGCTCACGCGGCCAAGATCGTCAAGGTCCAGCGCCAGGCCATGAAGGTCGGGGCGCCGGTGATCGGCCTGTTCGACGCGGGCGGGGCCCGCATCCAGGAGGGCGTCGACAGCCTGGCCGGCTATGCCGACATCTTCCTGGAGAATGTCATGGCCTCGGGCGTGGTGCCGCAGATCAGCGTGATCATGGGCCCCTGCGCTGGCGGCGACGTCTATTCGCCGGCCATGACCGACTTCATCTTCATGGTGAAGGATACGAGCTACATGTTCGTGACCGGTCCTGACGTGGTCAAGACCGTCACCAACGAGGTGGTCACCGCCGAGGAGCTGGGCGGGGCCCGGGTCCACGCGGCCAAGTCGGGCGTGGCCGAGGGAGCGTTCGAGAACGACCTGGAGGCCCTGACCCAGGTGCGCCGCCTCGTGGACTTCCTGCCCTCGTCCAACCGCGAGGCCGCCCCCGAGCGCGAGACCTTCGACGAGGCCTATCGCGAGGAGGCCAGCCTCGACACCTTGATCCCGGCCGACCCGACCAAGCCCTACGACATGAAGGAGCTGATCCTGAAGGTGGTCGACGAGGCCGACTTCTTCGAGATCAGCTCGGAATGGGCCAAGAACATCATCGTCGGCTTCGCGCGGATGGACGGCGAGACGGTGGGGGTGGTGGCCAACCAGCCGCAGGTGCTGGCCGGGGTGCTCGACATCGACAGCAGCCGCAAGGCCGCCCGCTTCGTGCGGTTCTGCGACGCCTTCAACATCCCGATCCTGACCTTCGTCGACGTGCCGGGCTTCATGCCGGGGACCAAGCAGGAGTACGGCGGGCTGATCAAGCACGGGGCCAAGCTCTTGTTCGCCTATGCCGAGGCCACGGTGCCCAAGATCACGGTGATCACCCGCAAGGCCTATGGCGGGGCCTATGACGTGATGAGCTCCAAGCACCTGCGCGGCGACCTCAACTACGCCTGGCCCACGGCCGAGATCGCGGTGATGGGGGCCAAGGGGGCGGTGGAGATCATCTTCCGCCAGGAGGCCAAGGACCCCACCGCCCTGGCCGCCCGCGAGGCCGAGTACAAGGACCGCTTCGCCAACCCCTTCGTCGCCGCCCAGCGCGGCTATATCGACGACGTCATCATGCCCCATGGCACCCGACGTCGCATCGTCCGCGGCCTAAAGTCCCTCAAGGGCAAGGAGCTCTCCAACCCCTGGCGCAAACACGACAACATCCCGCTGTAG
- a CDS encoding short-chain fatty acyl-CoA regulator family protein has protein sequence MREKLFIGPRLRGLRQGRGWTLETCATRLGLSPSYLSQIEANQRPVTARVLIDAMRVFEVDAAALDAADDQRLIADLREAVADPVSGGEAPGLSEIKQVVSNAPHFARAYLALHRAHRQLDERLKQTEEAVSLDERVAASALLPYEEVRDFFHYKDNYIHALDVAAEALADEMGIGEGGGEAALERRLAERLGVRVERSRELDLLRRFDPEAKVLTLGAVQPAATRSFQMAYQIAAMTLAEVVEAELEAASFRSESAAQVCRTGLLNYAAGALLLPYGRFRETARQVRHDIEQLSLIFQTSLEQVFHRLSTLQRPGARGVPFYFVRLDRAGNITKRHSATRFHFARFGGTCPMWNVHDAFSRPDAWMVQLAEMPDGVRYVCVAKGVVKSSGAYLEADRRYALGLGCEVQYADQLVYADGLDLAGPSAPIGVSCRICERVDCSQRAFPPVDRRFEVLENDRRWVPFALK, from the coding sequence ATGCGTGAGAAGCTTTTTATCGGTCCCCGGCTGCGCGGCCTGCGCCAGGGACGGGGCTGGACGCTGGAGACCTGCGCTACGCGGCTGGGCCTGTCGCCCAGCTATCTCTCGCAGATCGAGGCCAATCAGCGGCCGGTCACCGCCCGGGTGCTGATCGACGCCATGCGGGTGTTCGAGGTCGACGCCGCCGCCCTGGACGCGGCCGACGACCAGCGGCTGATCGCCGACCTGCGCGAGGCCGTCGCCGACCCAGTCAGCGGCGGCGAGGCGCCGGGCCTCTCCGAGATCAAGCAGGTGGTCAGCAACGCGCCGCACTTCGCCCGCGCCTATCTGGCCCTGCACCGCGCGCACCGGCAGCTGGACGAACGCCTCAAGCAGACCGAGGAGGCGGTGTCGCTGGACGAGCGCGTCGCCGCCAGCGCCCTCTTGCCGTACGAGGAGGTCCGCGACTTCTTCCACTACAAGGACAACTACATCCACGCCCTGGACGTCGCGGCCGAGGCTCTGGCCGACGAGATGGGGATCGGCGAGGGCGGCGGCGAAGCGGCCCTGGAGCGGCGCCTGGCCGAACGGCTGGGCGTGCGGGTCGAACGTTCGCGCGAGCTGGATCTGCTGCGCCGCTTCGATCCCGAGGCGAAGGTCCTGACCCTGGGGGCCGTGCAGCCGGCCGCGACCCGCAGCTTCCAGATGGCCTACCAGATCGCCGCCATGACCCTGGCCGAGGTGGTCGAGGCCGAGCTGGAGGCCGCCTCGTTCCGGAGCGAGAGCGCCGCCCAGGTCTGCCGTACGGGCCTCCTGAACTACGCCGCCGGGGCGCTGCTGCTGCCTTATGGCCGCTTTCGCGAGACCGCGCGTCAGGTGCGTCACGACATCGAGCAGCTGAGCCTGATCTTCCAGACCAGCCTGGAGCAGGTCTTCCATCGGCTGAGCACCTTGCAGCGGCCGGGCGCGCGGGGCGTGCCGTTCTATTTCGTGCGGCTGGATCGGGCCGGCAACATCACCAAGCGTCACAGCGCCACGCGCTTCCACTTCGCGCGCTTCGGCGGGACCTGTCCGATGTGGAACGTCCACGACGCCTTCAGCCGCCCCGACGCCTGGATGGTGCAACTGGCCGAGATGCCCGACGGGGTGCGCTATGTCTGCGTCGCCAAGGGGGTGGTGAAGTCCTCGGGCGCCTATCTGGAGGCCGACCGCCGCTACGCCCTGGGGCTGGGCTGTGAGGTCCAGTACGCCGACCAGCTGGTCTATGCCGACGGCCTGGACCTGGCCGGACCATCGGCCCCGATCGGCGTCAGCTGCCGGATCTGCGAGCGCGTGGACTGCTCGCAGCGGGCGTTCCCGCCGGTCGATCGCCGCTTCGAGGTGCTGGAGAACGACCGGCGCTGGGTGCCCTTCGCGCTCAAATGA
- a CDS encoding Rid family hydrolase yields the protein MIRKLAFALLLAASFIATGVRAEIRRAPSSGPIAISPAVTAPPGSTLVFLSGALPTIADKAAPGDTATQSRSVLSKLEAALKAEGLGFGDVVKATVFLVGDPAKGGEIDFAGLNAAWSEAFGTTAQPNKPARSTVKVAGLVAPGALVEIEFIAAH from the coding sequence ATGATCCGCAAGCTCGCCTTCGCCCTGCTGCTGGCCGCCAGCTTCATCGCCACCGGCGTTCGCGCCGAGATCAGGCGCGCCCCGTCGTCGGGTCCGATCGCCATCTCGCCGGCCGTCACCGCGCCGCCGGGCTCGACCCTGGTGTTCCTGAGCGGCGCCCTGCCGACCATCGCCGACAAGGCCGCCCCGGGCGACACCGCCACCCAGAGCCGCTCGGTGCTGTCCAAGCTGGAAGCCGCTCTGAAGGCCGAGGGCCTGGGCTTCGGCGATGTCGTCAAGGCCACCGTCTTCCTGGTCGGCGACCCGGCCAAGGGCGGCGAGATCGACTTCGCCGGCCTCAACGCCGCCTGGAGCGAAGCCTTCGGCACGACCGCCCAGCCCAACAAGCCCGCCCGCAGCACCGTCAAGGTCGCCGGCCTGGTCGCACCCGGCGCCCTGGTCGAGATCGAGTTCATCGCCGCCCACTAG
- a CDS encoding flavin monoamine oxidase family protein, which translates to MVSRRSLLSRAVALGGFAAGYAALQGLGLASTAHAQEAPDLPRDLGRGRSSIILGAGIAGLVAAYELERAGFTVTVVEARERVGGRNWTIRGGDRVETLDRPTQTAGFSPGLYFNAGPARLPSHHQGVLSYARTLGVPLEVEVNSSRGSLLQSDKAFAGRPIQQRQAINDLRGGLSELLAKATRTGGLDQDLTPEDKERLLAFLKTYGDLDANGAYRGSERSGYVTPPGAAEQKGVARPPLPLRELLADDVLPYALFEDNILMQATMLEPTGGMDAIPKALAKALKGPLLLGADVTAFRQSPASAEVALRDRRTGAPRKLTADYLVVTVPLPILAKVQNDLPAEVKTAIAGAKYDNATKVAFDAPRFWEAEQIYGGLSFVGGETALVWYPSGGFHQPRGLLVGAYTVLAPARAFQARSFEEQIALSRAAVEKLHPGHGKDLTAPLVIDWNRQAFNLGPWIHWEGDGNDPAAYRLLNQPQGRIFLTGAHLSQLPSWQEGGVAAARRTVALIADRVRADRVAAPAH; encoded by the coding sequence TTGGTTTCCCGCAGATCCCTCCTCTCCCGCGCCGTCGCCCTGGGCGGGTTCGCGGCCGGCTACGCCGCCCTGCAGGGCCTGGGCCTGGCCTCGACCGCCCATGCGCAGGAAGCCCCCGACCTACCCCGCGACCTGGGCAGGGGCCGCTCGTCCATCATCCTGGGCGCCGGGATCGCCGGCTTGGTCGCCGCCTACGAACTGGAGCGCGCCGGCTTTACCGTCACCGTGGTCGAGGCTCGCGAGCGGGTCGGCGGCCGCAATTGGACGATCCGCGGCGGCGACCGCGTCGAGACGCTGGACCGCCCCACCCAGACCGCCGGCTTCTCGCCCGGCCTCTATTTCAACGCCGGCCCCGCGCGCCTGCCCAGCCACCACCAGGGCGTCCTGTCCTACGCCCGGACGCTGGGCGTGCCGCTGGAGGTCGAGGTCAATTCCAGCCGCGGCAGCCTGCTGCAATCGGACAAGGCCTTCGCCGGCCGGCCGATCCAGCAACGCCAGGCGATCAACGACCTGCGCGGCGGCCTCTCCGAACTTCTGGCCAAGGCCACGCGCACGGGCGGCCTCGACCAGGACCTGACGCCTGAGGACAAGGAGCGGCTGCTGGCCTTCCTGAAGACCTATGGCGACCTCGACGCCAACGGCGCCTACAGGGGCTCGGAGCGCTCGGGCTACGTCACCCCGCCCGGCGCGGCCGAGCAGAAGGGCGTGGCCCGCCCGCCCCTGCCGCTGCGCGAGTTGCTGGCCGACGACGTGCTGCCCTATGCCCTTTTCGAGGACAACATCCTGATGCAGGCCACCATGCTGGAGCCGACGGGCGGCATGGACGCCATCCCCAAGGCCCTGGCCAAGGCGCTGAAGGGTCCGCTGCTGCTGGGCGCCGACGTCACCGCCTTCCGTCAGAGCCCGGCCAGCGCCGAGGTCGCGCTCCGCGACCGCCGCACCGGCGCGCCCCGCAAGCTGACCGCCGACTATCTGGTCGTCACCGTGCCGCTGCCGATCCTGGCCAAGGTCCAGAACGACCTGCCCGCCGAGGTGAAGACGGCGATCGCCGGCGCCAAGTACGACAACGCCACCAAGGTCGCCTTCGACGCCCCGCGCTTCTGGGAGGCCGAGCAGATCTATGGCGGCCTGTCGTTCGTCGGCGGCGAGACGGCCCTGGTCTGGTATCCCAGCGGCGGCTTCCACCAGCCGCGCGGCCTGCTGGTCGGCGCCTATACCGTGCTGGCCCCGGCCCGCGCCTTCCAGGCCCGTAGCTTCGAGGAACAGATCGCCCTGTCCCGCGCGGCGGTCGAGAAGCTGCACCCCGGCCACGGCAAGGACCTCACCGCGCCGCTGGTCATCGACTGGAACCGCCAGGCCTTCAACCTCGGCCCCTGGATCCACTGGGAGGGCGACGGCAACGACCCGGCCGCCTATCGCCTGCTGAACCAGCCCCAGGGCCGGATCTTCCTGACCGGCGCCCACCTGTCGCAGCTGCCCAGCTGGCAGGAGGGCGGCGTCGCCGCGGCCCGCCGCACCGTCGCCCTGATCGCCGACCGCGTCCGCGCCGACCGCGTGGCCGCCCCCGCCCACTGA